A window of the Synechococcus sp. JA-3-3Ab genome harbors these coding sequences:
- a CDS encoding SirB1 family protein yields the protein MSIPAARQRFLQEIQADPIDLDRAALWIAQEAYPDLDVEEYLAALDEMAAEVQERLPPERYPLRVIRILNRYLFEDLGFCGNSEDYYDPRNSFLNEVIDRRTGIPITLSLIYLELARRIDFPMAGVGMPGHFLVRPLFADAEIFVDPFHQGEILFPEDCQERLAQIYGPRIPLQDHHLRPTPPRLILVRLLNNLKQIYLSRAQLELALAAVERILLLIPESLPHLRDRGLLCYQLGRWQQACQDLRHYLNQATLHPELSGPDEHLIQEILQRLEAYSD from the coding sequence ATGAGCATTCCTGCTGCCCGCCAACGCTTCCTCCAAGAAATTCAAGCGGATCCCATCGATCTGGACCGAGCGGCCCTCTGGATCGCCCAAGAAGCCTATCCCGACTTGGATGTAGAAGAGTATTTGGCCGCTTTGGATGAGATGGCCGCAGAAGTGCAAGAGCGTCTTCCTCCCGAGCGCTACCCCCTGCGCGTCATCCGGATTTTAAATCGCTATCTCTTTGAAGATCTGGGCTTTTGTGGCAACAGCGAAGACTATTATGACCCGCGCAACAGCTTTTTAAACGAGGTGATCGATCGGCGCACCGGGATCCCGATCACTCTTTCTCTGATCTATCTAGAGCTGGCGCGGCGGATCGATTTTCCCATGGCAGGGGTAGGCATGCCCGGCCACTTTCTGGTGCGGCCCCTGTTTGCAGACGCGGAGATTTTTGTGGATCCCTTTCATCAGGGAGAAATTTTGTTTCCCGAGGACTGCCAAGAGCGTTTGGCACAGATCTACGGGCCCAGGATCCCTTTACAAGATCATCACCTCCGCCCCACCCCTCCTCGCCTAATCTTGGTGCGGCTGCTCAACAATCTTAAGCAGATTTACTTGAGCCGCGCCCAGCTAGAGCTTGCCTTGGCAGCGGTGGAGCGCATCTTGTTATTGATCCCAGAGTCCTTGCCCCACCTGAGGGATCGGGGCTTGCTCTGTTACCAGTTGGGGCGTTGGCAGCAGGCCTGTCAGGATCTGAGGCACTACCTCAACCAGGCGACCCTCCACCCAGAGCTCAGCGGCCCCGACGAGCATTTAATCCAAGAGATCCTACAAAGGCTAGAAGCTTACTCTGACTAA